In Acidiphilium acidophilum, one genomic interval encodes:
- a CDS encoding Ppx/GppA family phosphatase produces MENNARRAVVDLGSNSVRLVVFQGQSRNPVQIFNEKAVLRLARGLIRTGLLDTASMDDAVTVIRRYGAIARAMNAHPFEALATSAVRDAANGPDFTARLEAATPGLKVITLTGEEEARLSAEGVLCGIPGADGILADLGGGSLEVVRLSHGVIGEAATMPVGVIRLAERAADDPARAKLIVAEELEAVPFLAEGSGGDLYVSGGAFRALARIHIAQTGYPLNMVHHYTIGRDEARDLATVVAEASRKFIERMPGVARKRIDDLPYAAIILRRLLRATNAARVVFSANGLREGWFLRQLPPKMRKQDPLVAAGRDLTVGLLRDAALPDALIAWTAPLFPTETDPQRRLREGACWFSDIGNHEHPEYRAEQAFLRVLRQTGVGLDHHARAFLALTLALRYEAPADSAFLAPARALLDMAAARRAETLGAALRLAYTLSAGTPALLAATGLATEGDRLILTLDASSGVFAGDPIERRLARLASMVGMEAETRLI; encoded by the coding sequence ATGGAGAACAATGCGCGTCGTGCGGTGGTCGATCTCGGATCGAATTCGGTTCGTCTGGTCGTGTTCCAGGGCCAGTCGCGCAACCCGGTCCAGATCTTCAACGAAAAAGCGGTCCTCCGCCTCGCGCGCGGTCTGATCCGCACCGGATTGCTCGACACCGCCTCGATGGACGACGCCGTGACCGTCATACGCCGCTACGGCGCGATCGCGCGCGCGATGAACGCCCACCCGTTCGAAGCACTGGCAACCTCGGCGGTGCGCGATGCCGCCAACGGCCCGGACTTCACCGCACGGCTCGAAGCCGCCACCCCCGGCCTGAAAGTGATCACCCTGACCGGCGAGGAGGAAGCCCGGCTTTCCGCCGAAGGCGTGCTGTGCGGCATTCCGGGCGCGGACGGCATCCTCGCGGACCTCGGCGGCGGCTCGCTCGAAGTCGTGCGCCTCTCGCACGGCGTGATCGGCGAGGCCGCGACCATGCCGGTCGGCGTCATCCGCCTCGCCGAACGCGCGGCGGACGATCCGGCCCGCGCCAAACTCATCGTCGCCGAGGAACTCGAAGCCGTCCCGTTCCTCGCCGAAGGCAGCGGCGGCGATCTCTACGTCTCCGGCGGGGCGTTCCGGGCGCTCGCACGGATTCATATCGCCCAGACCGGCTATCCGCTGAACATGGTCCACCACTACACGATCGGTCGTGACGAAGCGCGCGATCTCGCCACCGTCGTCGCCGAAGCGAGCCGCAAATTCATCGAACGCATGCCCGGCGTCGCCCGCAAACGCATCGACGATCTCCCCTACGCCGCCATCATCCTCCGCCGCCTGCTGCGCGCGACCAATGCCGCCCGCGTGGTGTTCAGCGCCAACGGCCTGCGCGAAGGCTGGTTCCTTCGCCAGTTGCCACCGAAAATGCGCAAACAGGACCCGCTGGTCGCCGCCGGGCGCGACCTCACCGTCGGCCTGCTGCGCGATGCCGCCCTGCCGGACGCGCTGATCGCCTGGACCGCCCCGCTCTTCCCCACCGAGACCGATCCCCAGCGCCGCCTCCGCGAAGGCGCATGCTGGTTCTCCGACATCGGCAATCACGAACATCCCGAATACCGCGCCGAACAGGCGTTCCTGCGCGTGCTCCGCCAGACCGGCGTCGGCCTCGACCATCACGCCCGCGCCTTCCTCGCCCTCACTCTGGCGCTGCGCTACGAAGCGCCGGCCGACAGTGCCTTCCTCGCCCCGGCGCGCGCCCTGCTCGACATGGCCGCCGCCCGCCGCGCCGAAACCCTGGGTGCCGCACTCCGCCTCGCCTACACGCTCTCGGCGGGCACACCGGCCCTCCTTGCCGCCACCGGCCTCGCGACCGAGGGCGACCGTCTGATCCTCACCCTCGATGCCTCCAGCGGCGTCTTCGCCGGCGACCCGATCGAACGCCGCCTCGCCCGCCTCGCCTCGATGGTCGGGATGGAAGCCGAAACAAGGCTGATCTGA
- the purM gene encoding phosphoribosylformylglycinamidine cyclo-ligase, which yields MTSGNGRNGVTYRDAGVDIEAGDALVEVIKPLAKATARAGLVGGIGGFGALFDLREAGFADPILVATTDGVGTKLRLAIESGIHDTVGIDLVAMCVNDLIVQGAEPLFFLDYFATGQLDPAIAGKVIAGIADGCRQVGCALAGGETAEMPGMYGKGDYDLAGFAVGAVERGATLPRDVVPGDILLGLPGTGVHSNGFSLVRRIIETTGLALTDEAPFMPGQTLGAALMVPTALYVKPVLALTRAGLLQAAAHITGGGLPGNLPRVLPNSCAATLDRPWPMPPVFRWLAQAGGVAATEMLRVFNCGIGMVLVIRPDDLAAAIACLQDEGIIPFELGRIIPETGSVRVQITDPEALFA from the coding sequence ATGACCAGCGGCAACGGCAGGAACGGTGTGACCTATCGCGACGCCGGCGTGGATATCGAGGCTGGCGATGCGCTGGTCGAGGTCATCAAACCTCTGGCGAAGGCGACGGCCCGCGCCGGACTGGTCGGCGGAATCGGCGGCTTCGGCGCCCTGTTCGACCTTCGGGAAGCCGGCTTCGCCGACCCGATCCTGGTCGCCACCACCGATGGTGTCGGCACCAAACTCCGCCTCGCTATCGAGTCCGGCATTCACGATACCGTGGGGATCGATCTCGTTGCGATGTGCGTCAACGACCTGATCGTCCAGGGCGCCGAGCCTTTGTTTTTCCTTGACTATTTCGCAACCGGTCAGCTTGATCCGGCGATTGCCGGCAAGGTCATCGCGGGCATTGCGGACGGTTGCCGCCAGGTCGGCTGCGCCTTGGCCGGCGGTGAGACCGCCGAAATGCCGGGGATGTACGGCAAGGGCGATTACGATCTCGCCGGTTTCGCGGTCGGTGCGGTCGAGCGTGGTGCCACCCTGCCGCGCGACGTCGTGCCGGGCGATATTCTGCTCGGCCTGCCCGGCACCGGCGTCCACTCGAACGGATTTTCCCTGGTCCGCCGGATCATCGAAACCACCGGCCTCGCTTTGACCGACGAGGCCCCGTTCATGCCGGGACAAACTCTGGGTGCGGCGCTGATGGTGCCGACCGCCCTTTATGTGAAGCCGGTTCTGGCGCTCACCCGTGCGGGTCTGCTCCAGGCTGCGGCTCACATCACCGGCGGTGGCCTGCCCGGAAATCTGCCGCGCGTGCTGCCTAATTCGTGCGCTGCAACGCTCGATCGGCCCTGGCCGATGCCGCCGGTGTTCCGCTGGCTGGCGCAGGCCGGCGGCGTTGCGGCCACCGAGATGCTGCGCGTCTTCAATTGCGGAATCGGCATGGTCCTGGTCATTCGTCCCGATGATCTGGCCGCCGCCATTGCGTGCTTGCAGGACGAGGGCATCATCCCGTTCGAACTCGGCCGGATCATCCCGGAAACCGGCAGCGTTCGTGTGCAGATCACCGACCCCGAGGCGCTGTTCGCGTGA
- a CDS encoding AI-2E family transporter: MSGRIEPGPRWQRLLGIGAVIVLAVLFLRLFSPILLPFVAASGIAYFLDPAVSALARFRVPRALGTAIMLLALIAGMVLCALLLYPLITAQIGLLTQQLPGMIENVQKFATHEINSIQHRLGQGFVSTKLKAFVSNEAGTIMGFVGTAARRVVGTGFALFNILTLLIITPIVAFYFLRDWPFVIARVDSWLPRSHESVIRNLAQEISRILNAWLRGQAICCLFLGVFYAVALSLAGLNLGLVIGLTAGLLSFIPYVGTIVGAISSIVLALGQFSGIDHIIIVAVIFVVGQLLNDYVVAPRFLGDRLGLSAVWVIFALFAGAETFGFLGVMLAVPVTATLGVLARFWLHRYLQSSLYLDPPKPGV, from the coding sequence ATGAGCGGGCGGATCGAGCCGGGACCGCGCTGGCAGCGGCTGTTGGGGATCGGTGCCGTGATCGTGCTGGCGGTGCTGTTCCTGCGCCTGTTCTCGCCGATCCTGCTGCCCTTCGTCGCGGCGTCGGGGATCGCTTATTTTCTCGACCCGGCGGTATCCGCCCTGGCCCGTTTCCGGGTGCCGCGCGCGCTGGGTACCGCGATCATGCTGCTGGCCCTGATCGCCGGTATGGTGCTGTGCGCGCTGCTGCTTTACCCGCTGATCACCGCGCAGATCGGGCTGCTGACCCAGCAGCTGCCAGGCATGATCGAGAATGTGCAGAAATTCGCGACCCATGAAATCAACAGCATTCAGCACCGGCTGGGGCAGGGATTCGTCTCGACCAAGCTGAAGGCCTTCGTCAGCAACGAGGCCGGCACGATCATGGGCTTCGTTGGCACCGCGGCGCGGCGCGTGGTCGGCACCGGCTTCGCCTTGTTCAATATCCTGACCCTGCTGATCATCACCCCGATCGTTGCGTTCTATTTCCTGCGGGACTGGCCCTTCGTGATCGCGCGGGTGGATAGCTGGCTGCCCCGATCGCATGAGAGTGTCATCCGCAATCTTGCCCAGGAAATCAGCCGGATCCTGAACGCCTGGCTGCGCGGGCAGGCGATATGCTGCCTGTTTCTGGGGGTGTTCTACGCGGTGGCACTGAGCCTTGCGGGGTTGAATCTCGGCCTCGTGATCGGACTGACCGCCGGTCTCCTGTCGTTCATCCCGTATGTCGGGACGATCGTGGGGGCGATATCCTCGATCGTGCTGGCGCTCGGCCAGTTCAGCGGGATCGACCACATCATCATCGTGGCGGTGATTTTCGTGGTGGGGCAACTGCTGAACGACTACGTCGTGGCCCCGCGCTTTCTGGGCGACCGGCTGGGACTGTCGGCGGTCTGGGTGATTTTCGCCCTGTTCGCCGGCGCGGAAACCTTCGGCTTTCTCGGCGTGATGCTGGCCGTGCCGGTGACCGCGACCCTCGGCGTGCTCGCGCGGTTCTGGCTGCACCGCTATCTGCAAAGCTCGCTCTATCTGGATCCACCGAAACCCGGTGTCTGA
- the argF gene encoding ornithine carbamoyltransferase: MSAAAESDARGETPRHFLDIAMIEAPVLRRILDQAVRFKRAGRSASRPLAGRALALIFEKPSTRTRVSFEMAMRGLGGDVVMLSSREMQIGRGETVGDTARVLSRYVDAIMLRTDRESKLRELARHATVPVINGLTERSHPCQVMADVMTFEERHGPIAGQRVAWIGDGNNMAKSWIEAAGRFGFTLNLACPPELLPDATALDWARAQGADIRLTPDPLEAVAAVRCVVTDTWVSMGDEDAEHRHSVLAGYQVDEALMRRAAPDAIFMHCLPAHRGEEVTEGVIDGPQSVVFDEAENRLFAQQGILAWALGS, from the coding sequence ATGAGCGCCGCCGCTGAGTCGGACGCGCGGGGCGAGACGCCCCGGCATTTCCTGGATATCGCGATGATCGAGGCCCCGGTGCTGCGCCGTATCCTCGATCAGGCGGTGCGGTTCAAACGGGCGGGGCGATCGGCCTCGCGACCGCTCGCGGGGCGGGCGCTGGCACTGATTTTCGAGAAACCCTCGACCCGGACGCGGGTGAGTTTCGAGATGGCGATGCGCGGCCTCGGCGGCGATGTGGTGATGCTGTCGTCGCGGGAGATGCAGATCGGGCGGGGTGAGACGGTCGGTGATACCGCCCGGGTGCTCTCACGCTATGTCGATGCGATCATGTTGCGGACCGACCGGGAATCGAAGCTGCGCGAACTGGCCCGCCATGCGACCGTGCCGGTGATCAACGGATTGACCGAGCGTTCCCACCCCTGCCAGGTGATGGCGGATGTGATGACGTTCGAGGAGCGGCATGGGCCGATCGCGGGGCAGAGGGTCGCCTGGATCGGCGATGGCAACAATATGGCCAAAAGCTGGATCGAGGCGGCTGGGCGATTCGGGTTTACGCTCAACCTGGCATGTCCGCCGGAATTGCTGCCCGATGCCACAGCGCTCGACTGGGCGCGGGCACAGGGGGCCGATATCCGGCTGACACCGGACCCTCTCGAGGCGGTTGCCGCCGTCCGATGCGTCGTGACCGATACCTGGGTGAGCATGGGGGACGAGGATGCGGAGCATCGGCATAGTGTGCTGGCAGGTTATCAGGTTGATGAGGCGTTGATGCGCCGGGCGGCACCGGATGCGATTTTCATGCATTGCCTGCCCGCGCACCGGGGCGAGGAAGTGACCGAAGGGGTGATCGACGGACCGCAATCGGTCGTGTTCGATGAAGCCGAGAACCGGCTGTTCGCGCAGCAGGGTATTCTGGCCTGGGCGTTGGGAAGCTGA
- the purN gene encoding phosphoribosylglycinamide formyltransferase — MKTRVGILISGRGSNMEALIRAAARDDFPATIALVLSNRADAAGLDIARQHGIAAHAIPSRDFRNDREGHEARLHQELIAANCSLVCLAGYMRLLTPAFVQSWAGRMLNIHPSLLPSFPGLDTHAKALAAGSRIHGCTVHLVTEIMDEGPILAQAAVPVLPGDTESELGARVLAQEHIIYPMALRHYLGQPAIPADASNALVSPCA, encoded by the coding sequence GTGAAGACGCGGGTCGGAATCCTGATTTCGGGCCGGGGGTCCAACATGGAGGCCCTGATCCGCGCCGCCGCCCGCGACGATTTTCCCGCAACGATCGCGCTCGTCCTGTCCAACCGGGCGGACGCTGCCGGGCTCGATATCGCCCGCCAGCACGGGATCGCCGCGCATGCCATCCCCAGCCGCGACTTCAGGAACGACCGGGAAGGCCACGAAGCGCGCCTGCATCAGGAACTGATCGCAGCCAATTGTTCCCTCGTGTGCCTTGCCGGTTACATGCGGCTGCTGACTCCGGCCTTCGTCCAGTCTTGGGCCGGGCGCATGCTCAACATACACCCCTCGCTCCTGCCGTCCTTTCCCGGGCTCGATACCCATGCCAAGGCCCTCGCCGCCGGCAGCCGGATTCATGGCTGCACGGTCCATCTGGTCACTGAAATCATGGATGAAGGCCCGATTCTCGCTCAGGCGGCGGTGCCGGTGCTCCCCGGCGATACCGAGTCGGAACTCGGCGCGCGGGTACTCGCGCAGGAACACATCATCTATCCGATGGCGCTGCGCCATTATCTCGGTCAACCGGCGATCCCTGCAGACGCTTCGAACGCGCTGGTCAGCCCTTGCGCTTGA
- a CDS encoding P-loop NTPase family protein, with protein sequence MSDTAATSRQLALPFDEPEPFSAEDFIAAPSNAAARAALAAPETWVNARLIVWGAAGCGKSHLASVWAAEHGAATIVAARLREAWQPPSAAMVIEDIDVMASPVALFATLESAAGRRSPVLMTSRQPPGRLTIPLPDLASRLRASLAIPIEVAESALLDGLLLRLAANRQLVLPTSLHQFLLHRLPRRPGVLREAIARLDRYALALGTAPSRRIAERLLAELTDPPEASAPEEPKRGRGDDYIENHESGTRRLL encoded by the coding sequence GTGTCTGACACGGCCGCAACGTCCCGCCAGTTGGCGCTGCCCTTCGACGAGCCGGAGCCGTTCTCGGCGGAGGATTTCATCGCGGCCCCTTCGAATGCCGCTGCCCGCGCCGCGCTGGCAGCGCCGGAGACCTGGGTCAACGCAAGACTGATCGTGTGGGGCGCCGCCGGGTGCGGCAAGAGCCATCTGGCAAGTGTCTGGGCCGCGGAGCATGGGGCTGCCACCATCGTTGCCGCGCGCCTGCGCGAAGCATGGCAGCCGCCATCCGCCGCGATGGTGATCGAGGATATCGATGTGATGGCTTCACCCGTCGCACTGTTCGCAACCCTTGAATCCGCCGCCGGGCGGCGATCACCGGTTCTCATGACCAGTCGCCAGCCGCCGGGACGGCTCACCATCCCGTTGCCCGATCTTGCGAGCCGTTTGCGCGCGAGCCTCGCCATTCCGATCGAGGTCGCCGAGTCCGCTTTGCTCGACGGACTCCTGCTGCGCCTCGCCGCCAACCGCCAACTCGTTCTGCCAACCAGCCTGCATCAGTTTCTGCTGCATCGGCTGCCGCGCCGGCCCGGCGTGCTGCGTGAAGCCATTGCACGGCTGGATCGCTATGCCCTCGCCTTGGGCACCGCCCCATCCCGCCGTATCGCCGAACGTCTGCTCGCCGAACTGACGGACCCGCCGGAAGCGTCAGCGCCGGAAGAGCCGAAGCGCGGGAGGGGGGACGATTATATCGAGAATCATGAAAGCGGCACGCGCAGACTGCTTTAG
- a CDS encoding aspartate aminotransferase family protein, giving the protein MISPLMPNYNRIDVSFSHGEGAWLVASDGRRFLDFGAGIATSSLGHGHEGLSRTIAEQAGRVMHVSNLYRVPQAERLAERLVGASFADSVFFCNSGAEANEALVKAFRRTMADEGKPERYRVICAEGAFHGRTLAMISATGNAKYLAGFGPAVDGFDHVPFNNLNALRMAITPETAGILVEPIQGEGGVRPADAAYLQGLRAAADEFGLLLGFDEVQSGMGRTGRLFAHEWAGVQPDAVSTAKGIGGGFPLGAMLARERVAKALVPGSHGTTYGGSPLACAAGNAVLDVLLAPGFLDGVVASGDRFRAGLDGLVHRYPDVFSAVRGQGLLQGLVCLVPNGEVQAACMNEGLLVVAAGENVVRLIPPLIVGDAEIDEALLRLDGAARRCRPSLMMNAAK; this is encoded by the coding sequence ATGATCTCGCCTTTGATGCCGAATTACAATCGGATCGACGTTTCGTTCAGCCATGGCGAAGGTGCCTGGCTGGTGGCGAGCGATGGGCGACGCTTTCTGGATTTCGGGGCGGGGATTGCCACCTCATCGCTCGGTCACGGGCATGAGGGGTTGAGCCGCACGATTGCCGAACAGGCGGGGCGGGTTATGCATGTTTCGAACCTGTACCGGGTGCCCCAGGCCGAACGGCTGGCGGAGCGGCTGGTCGGTGCGAGTTTCGCCGACAGCGTGTTTTTCTGCAATTCGGGAGCGGAGGCGAACGAGGCGCTGGTGAAGGCATTTCGCCGGACGATGGCGGATGAGGGCAAGCCGGAGCGGTACCGGGTGATCTGCGCCGAGGGAGCGTTTCATGGCCGGACGCTGGCGATGATTTCAGCCACCGGGAATGCGAAATATCTCGCGGGATTCGGGCCGGCCGTGGACGGATTCGACCATGTTCCGTTCAATAACCTCAATGCCCTGCGCATGGCGATCACGCCGGAGACGGCGGGGATTCTGGTCGAGCCGATCCAGGGCGAGGGTGGCGTCCGGCCGGCGGATGCGGCGTATCTGCAGGGATTGCGCGCGGCGGCCGATGAATTCGGCCTGCTTCTGGGGTTCGATGAGGTGCAGAGCGGCATGGGGCGGACCGGGCGATTATTCGCCCATGAATGGGCCGGGGTGCAGCCGGATGCGGTGAGTACCGCCAAGGGCATCGGCGGCGGATTTCCGCTCGGCGCGATGCTGGCGCGCGAGCGGGTGGCGAAGGCGCTGGTGCCGGGGAGCCACGGCACCACCTATGGCGGCAGTCCGCTCGCCTGCGCGGCGGGGAATGCGGTGCTCGACGTTCTGCTGGCGCCGGGATTTCTCGATGGGGTCGTCGCCTCCGGCGACCGGTTCCGCGCAGGGCTGGATGGGCTGGTGCATCGCTATCCGGACGTGTTCAGCGCGGTACGGGGACAGGGATTGCTGCAAGGGCTGGTCTGCCTCGTGCCGAATGGCGAGGTGCAGGCGGCGTGCATGAACGAAGGACTGCTCGTGGTCGCCGCCGGGGAAAACGTCGTGCGGCTGATACCGCCGCTGATCGTCGGCGATGCCGAAATCGACGAGGCGCTCCTGCGGCTCGATGGTGCCGCGCGGCGGTGCAGACCCTCGCTGATGATGAACGCCGCGAAATGA